One window from the genome of Acanthochromis polyacanthus isolate Apoly-LR-REF ecotype Palm Island chromosome 21, KAUST_Apoly_ChrSc, whole genome shotgun sequence encodes:
- the LOC110952763 gene encoding uncharacterized protein LOC110952763 isoform X2, protein MDDEGADDVFIPPPPPSCMNPLPPADGGTGATADNAGVSDSNGAADATEAEANPSSLDWYHGEKHLMAAQNEVDEVIASVLQASMEKVLLSNDKDSTPAPYRDQTSMDSTGCLMETCHDAAKRHYQDDTDNEESNEEPEDIVILREGQENWGESNAEKDQYPNESHEENFEKETCSGKDGDKTKYEDISGLSRKKPDSESDEPNTPTLCDPNVNDYDLESSEAAEFNKHNRSKTDAATSQSQAAPLPADDTSDNEEHVDSRSLDYNLTKCKWVRRESATDIQIPQHPIAKDSEEMATSGEHGDGGKRISTDIQQGEQLLQRLQMVQLRHEVHVSENPQTSQKPFKDMKGEEKGASGTELRERKLTDEEKKEESRFHTVMKSKAILIEKEKNESKDVQTKARMSSSDMPEEREHQRIAGIDSGDSGDEQSDRCVPADLPSFISHETSTEVPFLSTGHRFSAAETSMEKQLHEAAQEKKNLQRAGGVFNLTDNPDVLEIPFKTNISLESLLPKAQASHRSDWQFSEQKMQKEISQEVQRELVLVNQGKIPGGYSKGEVRHLRETKLLFETFQQDNTEGPTRLRKPPNTVIKGPVYPSVLERTRSLEMFSLKSCPVSRAHSLRLCKSTTPEREKSPENFRSKSPTGGSRDKTRLSPYSKQDKHLRLHRSMDSIRTDGSTLAVETRGIPRKGNAGPESPILKQNPFFKLRPALALQPEVEKDIREAKQREEELRRQRCTLYGENRRNSEDEDKSRRTQMDVPDIRKRGKLERVWPPPPKKDPMKSEQTQEPKVHRAGGQKAPLWQRWESGMINGQPAKEKK, encoded by the exons ATGGATGATGAAGGTGCAGATGATGTCTTcatcccacctcctcctccatcctgcaTGAATCCTTTGCCACCAGCAGATGGAGGCACAGGTGCAACAGCCGATAACGCTGGCGTGTCCGACTCAAACGGGGCAGCTGACGCCACAGAGGCTGAGGCTAATCCCAGCAGCTTAGACTGGTATCACGGGGAGAAGCACTTAATGGCAGCACAGAacgaggtggatgaagtgatagCAAGTGTGCTGCAGGCTTCTATGGAAAAGGTATTACTGTCCAATGACAAGGACTCCACACCAGCCCCTTATCGAGACCAAACATCGATGGACAGCACAGGTTGTCTGATGGAAACATGCCACGATGCCGCCAAAAGACACTATCAGGACGACACAGACAACGAAGAATCGAATGAGGAGCCTGAGGACATTGTGATTTTGAGGGAAGGACAGGAAAACTGGGGGGAAAGCAATGCAGAGAAAGACCAATATCCAAATGAAAGTCATGAGGAAAACTTTGAGAAGGAGACCTGCTCAGGCAAAGACggagacaaaacaaaatacgAGGACATTTCTGGTCTGTCAAGAAAGAAGCCGGACAGTGAAAGTGATGAGCCAAATACCCCAACACTGTGTGATCCTAATGTGAATGATTATGATCTTGAATCCTCTGAGGCAGCAGAGTTCAACAAACACAACCGAAGCAAGACGGACGCAGCAACCAGCCAGTCTCAGGCAGCTCCTTTACCAGCCGACGACACCAGTGATAATGAAGAGCATGTTGACAGCAGATCTTTGGATTACAACCTCACAAAATGTAAGTGGGTGAGGAGAGAAAGTGCCACAGATATTCAAATCCCCCAACATCCCATCGCCAAAGATTCTGAAGAAATGGCGACTAGCGGAGAGCACGGAGACGGAGGCAAGAGAATATCCACTGATATCCAACAAGGTGAGCAACTGCTTCAGCGTCTGCAAATGGTGCAGCTGCGACACGAAGTACATGTGTCAGAGAATCCTCAAACCTCCCAGAAGCCTTTCAAAGATATGAAAGGCGAGGAAAAGGGTGCATCTGGGACTGAACTGAGAGAAAGGAAACTGACAGATGAAGAAAAGAAGGAGGAAAGTCGATTTCACACTGTCATGAAATCAAAGGCGATTCTGATAGAGAAGGAAAAGAATGAGAGTAAAGATGTTCAAACAAAAGCAAGGATGTCTTCATCTGATATGCCAGAAGAGAGAGAACACCAGAGGATTGCTGGAATAGATTCTGGTGATTCTGGTGATGAACAGAGTGACAGGTGTGTACCTGCAGATTTGCCTTCCTTCATCTCCCATGAAACATCTACTGAAGTTCCATTTTTGTCCACTGGACACCGGTTCTCAGCGGCCGAGACCTCCATGGAGAAGCAGCTCCATGAGGCAGCCCAGGAGAAGAAGAACTTGCAGAGAGCAGGAGGGGTTTTCAATCTTACCGATAATCCCGATGTGCTGGAGATTCCCTTCAAAACGAATATCTCTCTTGAGTCACTTCTTCCCAAAGCTCAGGCCAGCCATCGCAGTGATTGGCAATTCTCTGAGCAGAAGATGCAGAAGGAGATAAGTCAGGAGGTTCAGAGAGAACTGGTGCTGGTCAACCAGGGAAAGATTCCAGGGGGGTACAGCAAAGGGGAAGTCCGCCACTTAAGGGAGACTAAACTGCTGTTTGAAACTTTCCAGCAGGACAACACAGAGGGTCCGACAAGGCTCCGGAAGCCCCCTAACACAGTGATTAAAGGTCCCGTTTATCCTTCAGTGCTGGAGCGCACACGTAGCCTCGAGATGTTCTCCCTGAAAAGCTGCCCCGTTTCCAGAGCACATTCCCTCAGGCTGTGCAAATCTACAACccctgagagagaaaaaagtccTGAAAACTTCAGATCAAAGAGCCCAACTGGAGGTTCTCGAGATAAAACACGCCTGTCCCCTTAttcaaaacaggacaaacacctGCGTCTGCACAGAAGCATGGACTCTATAAGAACTGACGGCTCCACGTTAGCAGTGGAGACCAGGGGCATACCAAGGAAGGGGAACGCAGGGCCAGAATCTCCAATCCTCAAACAAAACCCCTTCTTCAAGCTGCGCCCAGCCCTGGCTCTGCAGCCAGAGGTGGAGAAGGATATCCGAGAGGCCAAACAAAGGGAGGAGGAGCTGCGCAGACAAAGATGCACTTTGTATGGGGAAAACAGACGGAACAGTGAAGACGAGGACAAGTCACGCCGCACTCAAATGGACGTACCAG ATATCAGGAAACGAGGGAAACTGGAACGGGTTTGGCCTCCACCTCCCAAGAAAGATCCAATGAAATCGGAGCAGACACAG GAACCCAAAGTTCACAGAGCGGGAGGTCAGAAGGCTCCGCTGTGGCAACGCTGGGAGTCTGGCATGATAAACGGGCAGCcggcaaaagaaaagaaatga
- the LOC110952752 gene encoding uncharacterized protein LOC110952752 produces MAQRMFHESGGDGRSVLGMLAVQVERDPKTGATVVRSVSPVSAPAGVPKATAIFDDGRKSIHAVGGPVGQPSPEELGQILNVIDGVGIKVLLDEVRVVPNTEEIKSDAVEDYGDAEEKVPSFADMSEEDDGDNEQSGSSISDHEEAELMIEKSAVEEGNTDDETLMVVQADAERVDHIEDERLEEGPVTLMFLGYTDATNSQEDQEGEITVERVIITEDGEEHVIGPETSAPLQSPLDQVEEQGARKEDKVLHDIPLDENGAGVKVQAEEGDAKLDISSSPSKTDGDDTPKRKTCQCCSVM; encoded by the exons atggcacAAAGGATGTTTCATGAAAGTGGGGGAGATGGCCGATCAG TTCTGGGAATGTTGGCGGTGCAGGTAGAGCGAGACCCCAAGACTGGCGCCACCGTCGTCAGGTCAGTGTCCCCTGTGTCTGCACCGGCTGGCGTTCCAAAGGCCACCGCCATCTTCGATGACGGCAGGAAGAGCATCCACGCTGTCGGCGGGCCGGTAGGTCAACCCTCGCCCGAAGAGCTCGGTCAGATCTTGAACGTCATCGATGGCGTTGGAATCAAAGTGCTGCTAGACGAGGTCAGGGTCGTGCCAAACACGGAAGAGATTAAGTCAGACGCTGTAGAAGACTACGGCGATGCAGAGGAAAAAGTCCCGTCTTTTGCTGACATGTCAGAGGAGGATGACGGGGATAACGAGCAGTCAGGCAGCTCTATCAGCGACCACGAGGAAGCTGAGCTGATGATAGAGAAGAGTGCTGTAGAGGAGGGAAACACAGATGATGAAACCTTGATGGTGGTTCAAGCTGATGCAGAAAGAGTAGATCACATAGAAGATGAAAGGTTGGAGGAAGGCCCGGTCACACTCATGTTCCTGGGATACACCGATGCTACAAACAGCCAAGAGGACCAGGAAGGCGAGATCACTGTGGAACGAGTCATCATCACTGAGGACGGAGAGGAACACGTTATAGGACCTGAAACATCTGCTCCACTTCAGTCACCATTAGACCAGGTAGAAGAGCAAGGTGCCAGGAAAGAAGACAAAGTGCTTCACGACATTCCACTAGATGAAAACGGAGCTGGAGTTAAAGTCCAGGCAGAGGAGGGTGATGCCAAGCTGGATATTTCCTCTTCTCCTAGTAAAACAGATGGAGACGATACACCCAAACGCAAGACCTGTCAGTGTTGTTCTGTCATGTAA
- the LOC110952763 gene encoding uncharacterized protein LOC110952763 isoform X1: MDDEGADDVFIPPPPPSCMNPLPPADGGTGATADNAGVSDSNGAADATEAEANPSSLDWYHGEKHLMAAQNEVDEVIASVLQASMEKVLLSNDKDSTPAPYRDQTSMDSTGCLMETCHDAAKRHYQDDTDNEESNEEPEDIVILREGQENWGESNAEKDQYPNESHEENFEKETCSGKDGDKTKYEDISGLSRKKPDSESDEPNTPTLCDPNVNDYDLESSEAAEFNKHNRSKTDAATSQSQAAPLPADDTSDNEEHVDSRSLDYNLTKCKWVRRESATDIQIPQHPIAKDSEEMATSGEHGDGGKRISTDIQQGEQLLQRLQMVQLRHEVHVSENPQTSQKPFKDMKGEEKGASGTELRERKLTDEEKKEESRFHTVMKSKAILIEKEKNESKDVQTKARMSSSDMPEEREHQRIAGIDSGDSGDEQSDRCVPADLPSFISHETSTEVPFLSTGHRFSAAETSMEKQLHEAAQEKKNLQRAGGVFNLTDNPDVLEIPFKTNISLESLLPKAQASHRSDWQFSEQKMQKEISQEVQRELVLVNQGKIPGGYSKGEVRHLRETKLLFETFQQDNTEGPTRLRKPPNTVIKGPVYPSVLERTRSLEMFSLKSCPVSRAHSLRLCKSTTPEREKSPENFRSKSPTGGSRDKTRLSPYSKQDKHLRLHRSMDSIRTDGSTLAVETRGIPRKGNAGPESPILKQNPFFKLRPALALQPEVEKDIREAKQREEELRRQRCTLYGENRRNSEDEDKSRRTQMDVPDIRKRGKLERVWPPPPKKDPMKSEQTQQEPKVHRAGGQKAPLWQRWESGMINGQPAKEKK; the protein is encoded by the exons ATGGATGATGAAGGTGCAGATGATGTCTTcatcccacctcctcctccatcctgcaTGAATCCTTTGCCACCAGCAGATGGAGGCACAGGTGCAACAGCCGATAACGCTGGCGTGTCCGACTCAAACGGGGCAGCTGACGCCACAGAGGCTGAGGCTAATCCCAGCAGCTTAGACTGGTATCACGGGGAGAAGCACTTAATGGCAGCACAGAacgaggtggatgaagtgatagCAAGTGTGCTGCAGGCTTCTATGGAAAAGGTATTACTGTCCAATGACAAGGACTCCACACCAGCCCCTTATCGAGACCAAACATCGATGGACAGCACAGGTTGTCTGATGGAAACATGCCACGATGCCGCCAAAAGACACTATCAGGACGACACAGACAACGAAGAATCGAATGAGGAGCCTGAGGACATTGTGATTTTGAGGGAAGGACAGGAAAACTGGGGGGAAAGCAATGCAGAGAAAGACCAATATCCAAATGAAAGTCATGAGGAAAACTTTGAGAAGGAGACCTGCTCAGGCAAAGACggagacaaaacaaaatacgAGGACATTTCTGGTCTGTCAAGAAAGAAGCCGGACAGTGAAAGTGATGAGCCAAATACCCCAACACTGTGTGATCCTAATGTGAATGATTATGATCTTGAATCCTCTGAGGCAGCAGAGTTCAACAAACACAACCGAAGCAAGACGGACGCAGCAACCAGCCAGTCTCAGGCAGCTCCTTTACCAGCCGACGACACCAGTGATAATGAAGAGCATGTTGACAGCAGATCTTTGGATTACAACCTCACAAAATGTAAGTGGGTGAGGAGAGAAAGTGCCACAGATATTCAAATCCCCCAACATCCCATCGCCAAAGATTCTGAAGAAATGGCGACTAGCGGAGAGCACGGAGACGGAGGCAAGAGAATATCCACTGATATCCAACAAGGTGAGCAACTGCTTCAGCGTCTGCAAATGGTGCAGCTGCGACACGAAGTACATGTGTCAGAGAATCCTCAAACCTCCCAGAAGCCTTTCAAAGATATGAAAGGCGAGGAAAAGGGTGCATCTGGGACTGAACTGAGAGAAAGGAAACTGACAGATGAAGAAAAGAAGGAGGAAAGTCGATTTCACACTGTCATGAAATCAAAGGCGATTCTGATAGAGAAGGAAAAGAATGAGAGTAAAGATGTTCAAACAAAAGCAAGGATGTCTTCATCTGATATGCCAGAAGAGAGAGAACACCAGAGGATTGCTGGAATAGATTCTGGTGATTCTGGTGATGAACAGAGTGACAGGTGTGTACCTGCAGATTTGCCTTCCTTCATCTCCCATGAAACATCTACTGAAGTTCCATTTTTGTCCACTGGACACCGGTTCTCAGCGGCCGAGACCTCCATGGAGAAGCAGCTCCATGAGGCAGCCCAGGAGAAGAAGAACTTGCAGAGAGCAGGAGGGGTTTTCAATCTTACCGATAATCCCGATGTGCTGGAGATTCCCTTCAAAACGAATATCTCTCTTGAGTCACTTCTTCCCAAAGCTCAGGCCAGCCATCGCAGTGATTGGCAATTCTCTGAGCAGAAGATGCAGAAGGAGATAAGTCAGGAGGTTCAGAGAGAACTGGTGCTGGTCAACCAGGGAAAGATTCCAGGGGGGTACAGCAAAGGGGAAGTCCGCCACTTAAGGGAGACTAAACTGCTGTTTGAAACTTTCCAGCAGGACAACACAGAGGGTCCGACAAGGCTCCGGAAGCCCCCTAACACAGTGATTAAAGGTCCCGTTTATCCTTCAGTGCTGGAGCGCACACGTAGCCTCGAGATGTTCTCCCTGAAAAGCTGCCCCGTTTCCAGAGCACATTCCCTCAGGCTGTGCAAATCTACAACccctgagagagaaaaaagtccTGAAAACTTCAGATCAAAGAGCCCAACTGGAGGTTCTCGAGATAAAACACGCCTGTCCCCTTAttcaaaacaggacaaacacctGCGTCTGCACAGAAGCATGGACTCTATAAGAACTGACGGCTCCACGTTAGCAGTGGAGACCAGGGGCATACCAAGGAAGGGGAACGCAGGGCCAGAATCTCCAATCCTCAAACAAAACCCCTTCTTCAAGCTGCGCCCAGCCCTGGCTCTGCAGCCAGAGGTGGAGAAGGATATCCGAGAGGCCAAACAAAGGGAGGAGGAGCTGCGCAGACAAAGATGCACTTTGTATGGGGAAAACAGACGGAACAGTGAAGACGAGGACAAGTCACGCCGCACTCAAATGGACGTACCAG ATATCAGGAAACGAGGGAAACTGGAACGGGTTTGGCCTCCACCTCCCAAGAAAGATCCAATGAAATCGGAGCAGACACAG CAGGAACCCAAAGTTCACAGAGCGGGAGGTCAGAAGGCTCCGCTGTGGCAACGCTGGGAGTCTGGCATGATAAACGGGCAGCcggcaaaagaaaagaaatga